One window from the genome of Candidatus Synechococcus calcipolaris G9 encodes:
- a CDS encoding lecithin retinol acyltransferase family protein yields MSSFTPKVGDHIYYGCGTHAHHGIYCGDFMYKERTFKDVVIHCEGKAKGGRIKGLSYTKFAAGHDVKLVKYAPGACFDTETVVKRAISRLGEYGYDLLDNNCEHFATWCKTGKHKSEQVEHGVAVGAGAPLAGAAVAGSLGVVSGVGAAAGLSGAGIMSGLATVGGVVGGGAVAGVGALGALPALATTGMMYNVLNDDESLPQDERDARSAGRVATTAGAVGGSALALGAIAGAGTAGVSAAGITSGLAAIGGTVGGGMAAGVGLTVAAPAVAAAALGFGVYKAWQWLSE; encoded by the coding sequence ATGTCTAGCTTCACCCCCAAAGTTGGCGACCATATTTACTACGGATGTGGAACACACGCCCATCACGGCATCTACTGCGGCGACTTTATGTATAAGGAACGAACATTCAAAGATGTTGTTATTCATTGCGAAGGCAAAGCAAAAGGCGGACGGATCAAAGGATTAAGCTATACCAAATTTGCAGCGGGCCATGATGTCAAATTAGTTAAGTACGCCCCAGGAGCCTGTTTTGACACCGAAACCGTTGTTAAGCGAGCCATCAGTCGTCTGGGTGAATATGGCTATGACCTCCTGGATAACAACTGTGAACACTTTGCGACTTGGTGCAAAACGGGCAAACATAAAAGCGAACAAGTAGAACACGGGGTTGCAGTTGGGGCTGGTGCGCCATTAGCTGGAGCCGCTGTTGCTGGTAGTTTGGGAGTTGTCAGTGGGGTTGGAGCCGCTGCCGGACTGAGTGGGGCTGGAATTATGTCAGGACTCGCTACCGTTGGTGGTGTAGTTGGTGGTGGAGCCGTTGCTGGTGTTGGTGCATTGGGAGCCTTACCAGCTTTAGCGACAACAGGAATGATGTACAACGTCCTTAACGATGATGAAAGCTTACCCCAAGATGAGCGAGATGCTAGAAGTGCGGGAAGGGTTGCAACAACGGCTGGTGCGGTAGGAGGTAGTGCATTAGCTTTAGGTGCAATTGCTGGTGCTGGAACTGCTGGAGTTAGTGCAGCCGGAATTACCAGTGGTTTGGCTGCGATTGGTGGCACTGTTGGAGGAGGTATGGCGGCTGGTGTTGGTCTTACGGTTGCGGCTCCGGCTGTTGCTGCTGCTGCATTGGGTTTTGGCGTTTACAAGGCCTGGCAATGGTTAAGCGAGTAA
- a CDS encoding ABC transporter ATP-binding protein, which yields MTEPVSPIPEEHPIVLEVENLQKSYRTGFWLNQKITPLKSCSLRVHQGETFGLLGPNGAGKTTLLKTLLGLVSPSAGSGRIFGYPLGDRQVRQKIGYLPENPYFYDYLTGWEFLEFAAGLFQVPASVQRQRISLLLEMVGLPQKDARKKQMRRYSKGMLQRVGMAQALINDPDLVFLDEPMSGLDPLGRFQIREIIVSLRKQGKTIFFNSHVLSDVEAICDRVAILAQGELICQGSVMDLLGVTEAYHVQGKGGHIDGLQQWVNPLEIQGDRWQGTITMAPERFLTLVAEMGGQILKLQLARPSLEEFFVEQLRQRGIATSH from the coding sequence GTGACTGAACCTGTATCCCCCATCCCTGAGGAACATCCCATTGTCCTTGAGGTCGAAAATCTCCAAAAATCCTATCGCACTGGCTTTTGGCTAAATCAAAAAATTACCCCCCTTAAATCCTGCTCCCTTCGGGTGCATCAAGGAGAAACCTTTGGTCTGTTGGGCCCCAATGGTGCAGGTAAGACCACACTATTAAAAACTCTCTTAGGTTTGGTGTCCCCATCGGCGGGTTCCGGTCGAATCTTTGGTTATCCCTTGGGCGATCGCCAGGTACGGCAAAAAATTGGCTACCTACCGGAAAATCCCTATTTTTATGATTATTTGACGGGCTGGGAATTTTTAGAGTTTGCGGCCGGGTTATTTCAAGTTCCTGCCTCTGTGCAACGACAGCGGATTTCCCTACTCCTGGAAATGGTGGGTCTACCCCAAAAGGATGCTCGCAAAAAACAAATGCGCCGCTACTCTAAGGGAATGCTGCAACGGGTAGGCATGGCCCAAGCCTTAATTAATGATCCCGATTTAGTCTTTTTAGATGAACCGATGTCGGGCTTGGATCCCCTCGGCCGCTTTCAAATCCGAGAAATTATTGTTTCTCTAAGAAAGCAAGGCAAGACAATTTTCTTTAATAGTCATGTTCTTTCCGATGTGGAGGCCATTTGCGATCGCGTGGCTATTCTCGCCCAGGGGGAACTCATTTGCCAAGGTTCGGTGATGGATTTACTGGGAGTAACGGAAGCCTATCATGTTCAGGGCAAGGGTGGTCATATTGATGGTTTACAACAGTGGGTCAATCCTTTAGAAATTCAGGGCGATCGCTGGCAAGGAACCATTACCATGGCACCGGAGCGATTTTTAACCCTGGTGGCAGAAATGGGAGGACAGATTTTGAAACTCCAGCTAGCCCGACCGTCCCTAGAGGAATTTTTTGTAGAGCAACTGCGTCAACGGGGTATTGCCACTAGCCATTGA
- a CDS encoding ABC transporter ATP-binding protein translates to MDPATRTTTPLLAASGLCKSFGGIRAVDQAEIAVPAGSITGLIGPNGAGKTTLFNLLCNFIPSDRGRVIFDGEPINHLQPHQVALQGLLRTFQVARVLSKLSVLENMLLAAPHQTGEKLWNSWFRPLRIRQEEQELKQRAWDILESVGLAAKANDYAGALSGGQRKLLEMARVLMHQPRLVLLDEPAAGVNPTLINQICEHIVRWNQEGVTFLIIEHNMDVIMSLCDRVWVLAEGKNLAAGPPTDIQNNPEVLTAYLGQ, encoded by the coding sequence ATGGATCCTGCCACCCGGACAACGACTCCCCTCCTGGCAGCCAGCGGCCTGTGTAAATCCTTTGGCGGCATAAGGGCAGTGGATCAGGCGGAGATTGCCGTACCGGCGGGGAGTATTACCGGCTTAATTGGCCCCAACGGTGCGGGGAAAACCACGCTTTTTAACCTGTTGTGTAACTTTATTCCCAGCGATCGCGGCCGGGTGATCTTTGACGGCGAACCCATTAACCACCTCCAACCCCACCAAGTTGCTCTCCAGGGCCTACTGCGTACCTTCCAAGTCGCCCGGGTTCTCTCCAAGCTGTCGGTTTTAGAAAATATGCTCCTCGCCGCCCCCCACCAAACCGGCGAAAAACTTTGGAATAGTTGGTTTCGCCCCCTCCGCATCCGCCAAGAAGAGCAGGAACTGAAGCAACGGGCCTGGGATATTTTAGAATCCGTGGGACTGGCGGCAAAAGCCAATGACTACGCCGGCGCCCTTTCGGGGGGACAACGCAAGCTTTTAGAAATGGCGCGGGTGTTAATGCATCAGCCCCGTTTAGTTCTCCTAGATGAACCCGCTGCCGGTGTTAATCCAACCCTGATCAACCAAATCTGTGAGCATATTGTGCGCTGGAATCAGGAGGGGGTGACCTTTTTAATTATTGAACACAATATGGATGTGATCATGTCCCTGTGCGATCGCGTGTGGGTTTTGGCCGAAGGGAAAAATCTCGCCGCCGGGCCACCCACTGATATCCAAAATAATCCAGAGGTTCTCACCGCCTACCTAGGGCAATAA
- a CDS encoding WecB/TagA/CpsF family glycosyltransferase — MPQILGTRIDLTTYDQACDRIKTWIESGESGYVIPANVHVVMTGVWQPRFQTMVNEAKLVTADGMPLVWGLRLLGYEKSVRVYGPDLMLALCAKVTEWGWPIYLYGSEPRVMEQLTINLLNHYPNLAIAGSHCPPFRPLSPEEYQADGDRIRASGAKIIFVSLGCPKQEEWMYQQRQRINGIMLGVGAAFNFHSGHVRQAPRWMMALGLEWLFRLSQEPRRLAGRYLINNPLFLILFAGQWLHATCTRRKVNEE; from the coding sequence ATGCCCCAGATTTTAGGTACGCGCATTGATCTGACGACCTATGATCAGGCCTGCGATCGCATTAAAACCTGGATTGAGTCAGGGGAATCGGGCTATGTGATTCCGGCCAATGTCCATGTGGTGATGACGGGGGTGTGGCAGCCTAGATTTCAAACCATGGTTAATGAAGCCAAACTGGTCACGGCGGATGGTATGCCCTTGGTCTGGGGACTACGCCTATTGGGGTACGAAAAAAGTGTTCGGGTCTATGGCCCGGATTTGATGTTAGCTCTCTGTGCCAAGGTGACGGAGTGGGGGTGGCCCATCTATCTATATGGCAGTGAACCCAGGGTGATGGAGCAACTGACGATCAATCTCCTGAACCACTATCCTAACTTAGCGATCGCCGGTAGCCATTGTCCCCCCTTTCGCCCCCTCAGTCCTGAAGAATACCAAGCCGATGGCGATCGCATTCGTGCCTCTGGAGCCAAAATTATTTTTGTGAGCTTGGGGTGTCCAAAACAGGAAGAATGGATGTACCAGCAACGGCAACGGATCAACGGGATCATGTTGGGGGTAGGAGCCGCCTTTAATTTTCATAGTGGCCACGTTCGCCAAGCCCCCCGCTGGATGATGGCCCTGGGCTTGGAATGGCTCTTTCGCTTGAGTCAGGAACCCCGCCGCCTCGCTGGGCGTTATCTGATTAATAACCCCCTTTTTTTGATCCTATTTGCTGGGCAATGGTTACATGCGACCTGCACCCGTCGCAAAGTGAATGAAGAATAA
- a CDS encoding DUF58 domain-containing protein: MNRLTHANRYLETRWVTPGFGGALLMGLSFFLFAAAVNSMAGWLYVITGVMLALLMVAAITPPRVLKGLAISRLTPAPVHAGDRLSLSIIIENPSGEGRQLLQVQDHVPKTLGTFLEQPPLGAIAELPCHGQYRCDYTFTPEERGVFSWQRVSLRTAAPLGLFWCRRFWQIPMTVVVYPRILTLKTCPLLDQLGQDQTQEWRDRQMHRQLSSDGLTRSLRPYRWGDPLRLVHWRTSARYGELRVRELDTFRGGAAITIALDNSVGWAADHFEQAVIATASLVVFSTEQQVPVQFWSHRTGMIQGQSRILRTLAEIHPEPESHPCPQEPMLWLTAAPKSLKVLPSGSVGLVWGASSLPLGMAGKCIDGDRPLILQLQS; the protein is encoded by the coding sequence GTGAATCGCCTTACCCATGCCAATCGTTATCTAGAAACTCGTTGGGTGACACCGGGGTTTGGCGGAGCCTTACTCATGGGGCTAAGTTTCTTCCTGTTTGCGGCCGCAGTCAACTCCATGGCCGGTTGGCTCTACGTGATTACGGGGGTGATGCTGGCTCTGTTGATGGTGGCGGCGATTACCCCCCCCCGCGTCCTCAAGGGCTTGGCTATTAGTCGTTTGACCCCTGCTCCCGTTCATGCCGGCGATCGCCTCAGTTTGAGCATCATCATTGAGAATCCCAGTGGGGAAGGGCGACAGTTACTACAAGTTCAGGATCATGTACCCAAAACCCTGGGAACATTTCTAGAGCAGCCACCCCTAGGGGCGATCGCCGAGTTACCCTGCCACGGGCAATATCGATGTGACTACACCTTTACCCCAGAAGAACGGGGGGTCTTTAGCTGGCAACGGGTTTCTCTGCGTACGGCCGCTCCCTTGGGACTCTTTTGGTGTCGGCGGTTCTGGCAAATACCGATGACGGTGGTGGTCTATCCTCGCATTTTGACCCTAAAGACCTGCCCCCTATTGGATCAACTGGGCCAAGATCAAACCCAGGAATGGCGCGATCGCCAGATGCATAGACAACTGAGTAGCGATGGCCTGACCCGATCGCTGCGGCCCTACCGCTGGGGGGATCCACTCCGACTCGTCCATTGGCGCACCAGTGCCCGCTATGGGGAACTGCGGGTGAGGGAACTGGATACCTTTAGGGGCGGAGCCGCCATCACCATCGCCCTAGACAATTCCGTTGGCTGGGCCGCAGATCACTTTGAACAGGCCGTCATTGCTACCGCATCCCTCGTCGTTTTCAGTACGGAGCAACAGGTTCCAGTTCAGTTTTGGAGTCATCGTACGGGCATGATTCAGGGGCAATCTCGAATTTTAAGAACCCTAGCGGAAATTCATCCCGAACCGGAGAGTCATCCCTGCCCGCAGGAACCGATGCTTTGGCTAACGGCAGCTCCCAAGAGTCTCAAGGTGTTGCCCTCCGGCAGTGTCGGCCTTGTATGGGGAGCGAGTTCCTTGCCCCTGGGCATGGCGGGTAAATGTATCGATGGCGATCGCCCCTTGATTTTGCAATTACAGAGCTAG
- a CDS encoding NAD(P)/FAD-dependent oxidoreductase — translation MLTIAVIGAGVVGSAIAYELTAQPDYNVIVFDQNPPDQWHATGAALGILIVGLSRRRKGRNFCLRQASLQRYESLIPELEALIQRQIPYNRQGILELCFNAADWQQWQDLAQADQGIFLELLPPDQVGQHYPMVAGATSCTGSLLQGGIFCRSDRQVDPLSLTQGLREGAQLRGAQFHYNQTVTHFSQREQTITHLHTLNEVYPIDAIVLAAGLGTTALSQTLGQSLPLQPVLGQALCLGSDRPHGPISPVIQGEDVHIVPIHPGQFWVGATLEFNPDPQPDSSSGLLDPCQPVADPDCLRKVYEQAIALCPSLESTKILYTWQGLRPRPQNQGAPVIQAVASYTNAWWATGHYRNGILLAPITALRICDLLVTALLANSNKI, via the coding sequence TTGCTGACTATTGCGGTGATTGGGGCCGGGGTTGTTGGTTCGGCGATCGCCTATGAACTGACTGCCCAGCCCGATTACAATGTCATTGTTTTTGACCAGAATCCCCCAGATCAATGGCACGCCACCGGAGCGGCCCTGGGGATTTTAATAGTAGGTTTAAGTCGGCGGCGCAAGGGGCGTAATTTTTGTCTACGGCAGGCCAGCCTCCAACGTTATGAATCGCTCATTCCCGAATTGGAAGCCCTGATCCAACGGCAGATTCCCTACAACCGCCAGGGCATTTTAGAACTTTGTTTTAATGCCGCCGATTGGCAACAATGGCAGGATTTAGCCCAGGCTGATCAGGGTATTTTCCTAGAATTATTACCCCCAGACCAGGTTGGACAGCACTATCCGATGGTAGCTGGTGCCACCTCCTGCACCGGTTCTCTCCTCCAGGGTGGGATATTCTGCCGGAGCGATCGCCAGGTGGATCCCCTGAGCCTCACCCAAGGATTACGGGAGGGGGCCCAACTCCGGGGTGCTCAATTTCACTACAACCAAACCGTTACCCACTTTAGCCAGCGGGAACAAACTATTACCCATCTCCATACCCTCAATGAGGTGTACCCAATAGATGCCATTGTCTTGGCGGCGGGTTTGGGAACAACGGCCCTCAGTCAAACCCTGGGTCAGTCCCTCCCCCTACAGCCCGTCCTCGGCCAGGCTCTATGTCTAGGGAGCGATCGCCCCCATGGGCCCATATCTCCCGTGATTCAGGGGGAAGACGTGCATATTGTACCGATCCATCCTGGCCAATTTTGGGTAGGGGCAACCCTAGAATTTAATCCTGATCCGCAGCCGGATTCGAGTTCGGGTCTATTAGATCCATGCCAACCCGTGGCAGATCCAGATTGCTTACGGAAGGTATATGAGCAGGCGATCGCCCTATGTCCCAGCCTGGAATCAACCAAAATCCTTTACACCTGGCAAGGACTACGCCCCCGGCCCCAAAACCAAGGTGCTCCAGTTATTCAAGCCGTGGCATCCTATACTAACGCTTGGTGGGCAACGGGTCATTATCGCAACGGTATATTACTGGCTCCGATCACCGCCCTAAGGATTTGTGATCTTCTTGTGACAGCCCTCTTAGCAAACTCGAATAAAATTTGA
- a CDS encoding DUF4351 domain-containing protein: MLGLQAEDLSHTRFYHDVFREGESQMIICQLRYKMGSIDFSLESQIKSLSSEQLDLLGKALLNFEDVEELQAWSGLFPNRLSSWDRVRRAEG; encoded by the coding sequence ATGCTTGGACTACAAGCAGAAGACCTCAGCCACACAAGGTTTTACCACGATGTTTTTAGAGAAGGCGAATCGCAAATGATTATCTGTCAACTTCGCTATAAAATGGGAAGTATTGATTTTTCGCTTGAGTCTCAAATTAAATCTCTATCTTCTGAGCAGTTAGATTTGCTTGGTAAAGCACTACTTAACTTTGAAGATGTTGAAGAACTACAGGCCTGGTCAGGGTTATTTCCCAACAGACTAAGCTCCTGGGATAGGGTACGGCGGGCAGAGGGATGA
- a CDS encoding pentapeptide repeat-containing protein produces the protein MDDGQGIEQSWMNVQIPLPRPPFSWCWILGIFFATGLVAGPAIAENPAHVRQLLETRQCPNCDLRGANLMDANLFKANLAGANLEGAYLAGVNFFGANLQNANLNRANLYLAILVNADLSHAQLEGARLTIANLVNANLSQTNLTRAQLMGANMIDVNLTGANLTEADLSRANLSGANITDTVLPFLPNGEGN, from the coding sequence ATGGATGATGGCCAAGGGATCGAACAATCGTGGATGAATGTCCAAATTCCCCTCCCCAGACCCCCATTTTCTTGGTGCTGGATCCTGGGGATATTCTTTGCCACTGGGTTGGTGGCGGGCCCGGCGATCGCCGAAAATCCGGCCCATGTGCGCCAACTTCTAGAGACCCGGCAATGTCCCAATTGTGACCTCAGGGGAGCCAACCTCATGGATGCCAATTTGTTTAAGGCCAACCTAGCGGGGGCTAATCTGGAGGGGGCCTATTTAGCGGGGGTCAATTTTTTTGGAGCCAACCTGCAAAACGCTAACCTGAATCGGGCCAATTTGTATTTGGCTATTTTGGTGAATGCCGACCTGAGCCATGCCCAACTAGAAGGGGCGCGGCTAACGATTGCCAACCTAGTCAATGCTAACCTTAGCCAAACCAATCTCACCCGGGCCCAACTCATGGGAGCCAATATGATTGATGTGAATCTGACGGGGGCGAACCTCACCGAGGCGGATCTATCCCGGGCAAATTTAAGCGGTGCCAATATTACCGATACCGTGCTGCCGTTTTTGCCCAATGGTGAGGGCAACTAA
- a CDS encoding Asr1405/Asl0597 family protein, translating into MTSNRQMIAVPWQYRWQVYYRLSRLGISCWYAPYQPLYGEITTPLAAIQVWSVVQQITASRQSLVHWLNDCWNHSCLSGDR; encoded by the coding sequence ATGACCTCTAATCGACAGATGATTGCTGTGCCCTGGCAATATCGCTGGCAGGTGTATTATCGCTTGAGTCGCCTAGGGATTTCCTGCTGGTACGCCCCCTATCAACCCCTCTACGGTGAAATTACAACGCCCCTAGCGGCAATCCAGGTGTGGAGTGTGGTGCAACAGATCACGGCATCTCGACAAAGTTTAGTCCATTGGCTAAATGACTGCTGGAATCATTCTTGTTTATCCGGCGATCGCTAA
- a CDS encoding type II toxin-antitoxin system RelE/ParE family toxin gives MLSFKCNETKKVFEGFKSRQFPPDIQNVASRKLLMIHAAVSIADLRVPPGNRLEKLVGNREGQYSIRINNQWRICFNWTDEGNATQVEIVDYH, from the coding sequence ATCTTAAGTTTCAAATGTAACGAGACAAAGAAAGTCTTTGAGGGGTTTAAGTCTCGCCAGTTCCCTCCAGACATCCAGAATGTCGCCAGTCGAAAGCTCTTGATGATTCATGCTGCCGTTTCTATTGCAGACCTTAGAGTACCGCCAGGAAATCGGTTAGAAAAGCTAGTTGGTAATCGTGAAGGTCAGTACAGCATCCGTATTAACAATCAATGGAGGATTTGCTTCAACTGGACGGATGAAGGCAATGCTACTCAAGTTGAAATCGTGGACTATCACTAA
- a CDS encoding branched-chain amino acid ABC transporter permease yields the protein MVGYLISLGIFTATFALFSLGLNLQWGFTGLINFGHVGFLAIGSYTTILLSLMNVPMAVAVIAGMILAMVLGLIMGMTTLRLREDYLAIVTIGMAEIVRLIALNEEWLTRGARGVFGFPLPLDRLEPSLPLKMAMIGVLTAIGVGVGWHWWQWLGRLRPDLSLRSPWLNRGFFVGFLVCVAGLEWGLWQTIEPLSLGRGLNVVMVLLTLIMGAIALGILITRWQSDIPLRQYANLATLRQFPLLTLLTHTLGFGLVAMLYWANVAGLWNYTYRAGLLWLLLIVLVIVFWQLEQWVRSPWGRVLKSIREDEDVAKALGKNVFFYKLQSLMLGGAIAALAGSFYAWQLTFINPEGFTSLLTFQAWTIVVLGGAGNNVGTILGATIFWAYTALTRFLPLDGGRLEALRMMVIGLLLIILMMWRPQGILGKKEELSLGR from the coding sequence ATGGTTGGTTATCTGATTTCCCTCGGCATCTTCACCGCCACCTTTGCCCTCTTCAGTCTGGGGCTAAATCTTCAGTGGGGGTTTACCGGCCTGATCAATTTTGGCCATGTGGGCTTTTTGGCGATCGGCTCCTACACCACAATTCTACTGAGTTTAATGAATGTTCCCATGGCCGTGGCCGTGATCGCCGGCATGATCCTAGCCATGGTGTTGGGCTTGATTATGGGCATGACGACCCTGCGGCTGCGGGAAGATTATTTAGCCATTGTCACGATTGGGATGGCGGAAATTGTCCGGTTAATTGCCCTCAATGAGGAGTGGTTAACCCGTGGGGCCCGGGGGGTCTTTGGATTTCCCTTGCCCTTAGATCGCCTTGAACCTAGTCTGCCCCTGAAGATGGCCATGATTGGGGTATTGACGGCCATTGGGGTTGGGGTTGGCTGGCATTGGTGGCAATGGCTAGGACGATTACGCCCCGATCTCTCCCTGCGATCGCCCTGGTTAAACCGAGGCTTTTTTGTGGGGTTTTTGGTCTGTGTTGCTGGCCTGGAATGGGGACTATGGCAAACCATCGAACCCCTAAGTTTAGGCAGGGGCTTGAATGTGGTGATGGTACTCCTGACCCTGATCATGGGGGCGATCGCCCTAGGGATTCTCATCACCCGCTGGCAGAGTGACATTCCGCTGCGGCAGTATGCTAATCTAGCAACCCTGCGGCAATTCCCCCTCCTGACTTTGTTGACCCATACCTTGGGGTTTGGTTTGGTGGCCATGCTTTACTGGGCCAATGTGGCCGGTCTCTGGAATTACACCTATCGGGCTGGACTTCTCTGGTTATTACTCATTGTCCTGGTGATCGTCTTTTGGCAATTGGAGCAGTGGGTGCGTTCCCCCTGGGGTCGGGTCTTAAAATCCATTCGCGAAGATGAAGACGTGGCCAAGGCCCTAGGGAAAAATGTCTTTTTCTATAAGTTGCAATCCTTAATGCTGGGGGGGGCGATCGCCGCCTTAGCGGGTTCCTTCTATGCCTGGCAACTCACATTTATTAATCCCGAAGGATTTACATCATTGTTAACCTTTCAGGCCTGGACTATTGTTGTTTTAGGCGGAGCAGGTAATAATGTGGGCACAATCTTGGGTGCGACCATCTTCTGGGCCTATACGGCCCTCACCCGTTTTCTACCCCTGGATGGCGGCCGCCTAGAAGCCCTGCGCATGATGGTAATTGGTTTGTTACTAATTATTCTTATGATGTGGCGACCCCAAGGTATCTTAGGCAAAAAGGAGGAACTGAGCCTTGGCCGATAA
- the psbQ gene encoding photosystem II protein PsbQ, which translates to MTAFRLKNWLPLVLGLIAVVLVSCGAPPAAIQPPPTYTPEQLTRIDDYLMGIEANAQRFAELEQDIATGDWQDVQGIMRGPLGAMLQDMRFLNRNLLPKDQPIATKLTRSLFDHFVDIDQAADSKNTIAAQKGLSAAEQDFELYLKLMPLADAS; encoded by the coding sequence ATGACGGCTTTTCGTTTGAAAAATTGGCTTCCATTGGTCTTAGGCCTGATTGCCGTGGTTTTAGTAAGTTGTGGTGCCCCCCCAGCGGCAATTCAGCCCCCACCGACCTATACCCCAGAGCAGTTGACTCGAATTGATGACTATCTGATGGGTATTGAGGCCAATGCGCAACGCTTTGCTGAGTTAGAACAGGACATTGCCACGGGTGATTGGCAAGACGTTCAAGGGATTATGCGGGGCCCCTTGGGGGCGATGCTTCAGGATATGCGTTTCTTAAATCGGAATCTATTACCCAAGGATCAACCCATTGCTACAAAATTAACCCGATCTCTCTTTGATCATTTTGTAGATATTGACCAGGCCGCTGACAGTAAAAATACCATTGCTGCTCAGAAAGGATTAAGTGCTGCCGAGCAGGATTTTGAACTCTACCTAAAACTCATGCCCTTGGCGGATGCCTCCTAG
- a CDS encoding Dps family protein: MTTTQIPMHSFGDVAANVVLLEKESTEPVCEGMNRLLASFQALYLQYQKHHFVVEGAEFYQLHEFFQDCYGEVQDHVHELGERLNGLGGVPVASFTGLANLCCFTPEADGAFSSRQMVQNDLTCEQAVIQLLRQQASQAETLGDRATAYLYDQILLKTEERAYHLDHFLANDSLKL; this comes from the coding sequence ATGACGACGACTCAAATTCCCATGCACAGTTTTGGCGATGTTGCTGCCAATGTTGTTCTCCTGGAAAAGGAAAGTACGGAGCCGGTTTGCGAGGGGATGAATCGACTGTTGGCCAGTTTTCAAGCCCTTTATTTGCAATATCAGAAGCATCATTTTGTGGTTGAAGGTGCTGAGTTTTACCAACTCCATGAGTTTTTCCAGGATTGCTACGGCGAAGTCCAAGATCATGTCCACGAACTGGGAGAACGATTGAATGGCTTGGGGGGAGTCCCCGTGGCCAGCTTTACGGGATTGGCAAACCTGTGTTGTTTCACTCCAGAGGCAGATGGAGCCTTTAGTAGCCGCCAGATGGTGCAAAATGATCTCACCTGTGAGCAGGCGGTGATTCAACTGTTGAGGCAACAGGCCAGTCAGGCGGAAACCCTGGGAGATCGGGCGACGGCCTATCTTTACGATCAAATCTTGCTGAAGACCGAAGAGCGGGCCTACCACCTGGATCATTTTCTGGCAAACGACAGCCTGAAACTGTAG
- a CDS encoding HigA family addiction module antitoxin: MTKERLDRIHPGEILKLEFLEPLGITPYKLSKDIQVSQTRISEILKGKRSITADTALRLSRYFGTSPEFWVNLQAHYDLTQAHEDNAEIYEKIRVAQFPDVA, from the coding sequence ATGACAAAAGAACGCCTAGATAGGATTCACCCTGGCGAGATTCTAAAGTTAGAGTTTTTAGAACCTCTAGGAATTACCCCATACAAGCTAAGTAAAGACATACAGGTATCACAGACCCGGATCAGTGAAATCCTCAAGGGAAAACGCTCTATTACGGCGGATACGGCGTTACGTCTGTCCCGTTACTTTGGCACAAGCCCTGAGTTTTGGGTAAACCTACAGGCACATTATGACCTGACTCAAGCCCATGAGGACAATGCTGAAATCTATGAAAAGATTCGAGTAGCTCAATTTCCCGATGTAGCTTAA
- a CDS encoding DUF4351 domain-containing protein, which produces MATDLSPGLALLQLIVIEASQTAEAAQKLVQSVASTPDFTQWLGLIEAILGNKFPDLNLEGIRKMLGLQAEDLSHTRFYQDVLKQGITLSVVNFLVEKFGSLSPKLEDQVSALSSEELQALGKAIVHFEDVSELQAWLARVS; this is translated from the coding sequence ATAGCAACAGATTTATCCCCAGGCCTGGCGTTACTCCAGCTAATTGTCATCGAAGCCTCCCAAACCGCCGAAGCCGCTCAAAAACTCGTCCAATCTGTAGCCAGCACCCCTGATTTTACCCAATGGCTAGGTTTGATTGAAGCTATATTAGGCAATAAGTTTCCTGATCTAAATTTGGAGGGAATTCGTAAAATGCTCGGACTACAAGCAGAAGATCTCAGCCACACCAGGTTTTATCAAGATGTGCTTAAACAGGGAATTACTCTTTCTGTGGTGAATTTTTTGGTTGAGAAGTTTGGCAGCTTATCCCCTAAATTAGAAGACCAAGTTTCCGCATTATCATCTGAGGAGCTTCAAGCCTTAGGTAAAGCAATAGTACACTTTGAAGATGTTTCAGAACTACAGGCCTGGTTAGCCAGAGTAAGTTAG